The proteins below come from a single Holdemania massiliensis genomic window:
- a CDS encoding TetR/AcrR family transcriptional regulator codes for MAIKKTEKQLKSQQNKATIYTTALRLFSEYGYNTVTVDDICEASHLSKGTFYYYFKAKEDLVILAFFQEMDLYLEQYFNLDDHQPLLDQMISLIQCMFDYACSKGKEWTRQSYIGQIRTQIELMIEDRAMVKILFHLIRRGKQEQAFRLDYQEKEFYTVIIGTFTGLLIKWCTDSEDKYDYAKFVSNQVRLLFR; via the coding sequence ATGGCGATTAAAAAAACGGAAAAGCAATTAAAATCGCAGCAGAATAAAGCGACAATTTATACCACAGCCCTGCGTTTGTTCAGCGAATATGGTTATAATACAGTAACGGTGGATGATATCTGCGAAGCAAGTCATCTGTCCAAGGGGACATTTTATTATTATTTCAAAGCTAAGGAAGATTTGGTCATCCTAGCCTTTTTTCAGGAAATGGATCTCTATCTTGAACAGTATTTTAACTTGGATGACCATCAGCCGTTGCTGGATCAGATGATAAGTCTAATACAGTGTATGTTCGATTATGCCTGCTCAAAGGGAAAAGAATGGACGCGGCAATCGTACATCGGCCAGATTCGGACGCAGATTGAGCTGATGATTGAAGATCGGGCAATGGTCAAAATTTTATTTCATCTGATCCGTCGGGGAAAGCAGGAACAGGCATTTCGATTGGATTATCAAGAAAAGGAATTCTATACTGTTATTATCGGAACGTTTACCGGTCTGTTGATCAAATGGTGTACCGATTCTGAAGATAAATATGATTATGCGAAATTTGTATCCAATCAAGTTCGCCTTCTGTTTCGATAA
- a CDS encoding non-canonical purine NTP pyrophosphatase: MKTICYATHNVNKIEGMRRWLADYAVQIVGIHTLNAPLIVEETADSPCGNALLKARVGFAQTRMACIGQDSAFQFLDLDPQDPDQPGLYVRRKDGVHEMSDDEMLAHYQRLAHRHGGRLMAAYLDGWAVVDETGQEAVFQLTDPELIRAGGFWLCESAHPVRHPGWPLDSLSLDPETGLYFTEEQPDERQSSSTRSLARKEGLRQTVEFLARSLKLQRKKAV; this comes from the coding sequence ATGAAAACAATTTGTTATGCAACGCATAATGTGAATAAAATTGAAGGAATGCGGCGCTGGCTGGCGGACTATGCGGTGCAGATTGTTGGGATACATACGCTCAATGCTCCACTGATCGTGGAGGAAACCGCGGACAGTCCCTGCGGCAATGCGCTGTTAAAAGCACGCGTTGGTTTTGCGCAGACCCGCATGGCCTGTATCGGTCAGGATTCGGCCTTTCAGTTTCTTGATCTTGACCCTCAGGATCCCGATCAGCCAGGTTTGTATGTTCGGCGGAAAGACGGCGTACATGAGATGAGTGATGATGAAATGCTGGCGCATTATCAGCGCCTTGCCCATCGCCATGGCGGAAGACTGATGGCGGCTTATCTGGATGGCTGGGCGGTTGTCGATGAAACAGGACAGGAAGCGGTGTTTCAGCTGACAGATCCTGAGCTGATTCGGGCCGGCGGATTCTGGCTGTGTGAGAGCGCTCACCCTGTCCGTCATCCGGGCTGGCCTTTGGACAGCCTCAGTCTTGACCCGGAAACCGGTCTTTATTTTACCGAGGAACAGCCTGATGAAAGACAAAGCAGCTCAACGCGCAGCCTGGCACGAAAAGAGGGGCTGCGGCAAACGGTGGAGTTTCTTGCCCGATCTTTAAAATTGCAGCGAAAGAAAGCGGTTTAG
- a CDS encoding HD domain-containing protein — protein sequence MTREGILFPILNESIPDWLGEFAQTPSMQRLKGIGMNCGLEYTQFPIYRHLTKPYSRYEHSIGVALIIWHFTHDLAQSAAGLFHDISTPVFAHVIDFLNHDHLRQESTEGSTRQILENDSRLQSLLKKWNLRTDQVADYHQYPIADNDSPQLSADRLEYTLGNAIAFQAYPLSRLQALFEDLVVAADEHGQPELVFQSFERAREFVRLALINSWIYVADEDRYAMQRLANLIHQALALKVLVPQDLMSSEAQVIAKLKKDPQMAKAWEAYCQCAHVRRHANPDNPSEWLQIPAKLRWIDPLVQGQGRLSQMNSFYHAEIEQFLRQDQTLWLCAD from the coding sequence ATGACCCGCGAAGGAATTTTGTTTCCCATCCTGAACGAGTCAATTCCCGATTGGCTTGGCGAATTCGCTCAAACGCCGTCGATGCAGCGGCTGAAAGGGATTGGAATGAACTGCGGTCTGGAATACACTCAGTTTCCAATATACCGGCACCTGACAAAGCCGTATTCGCGCTATGAACACAGTATTGGCGTGGCCTTGATCATCTGGCATTTTACGCACGATTTGGCGCAGAGTGCAGCCGGCTTGTTCCACGATATCAGTACGCCTGTTTTTGCTCATGTGATAGATTTTCTCAATCATGATCATCTCAGACAGGAATCGACGGAAGGGTCAACCCGGCAGATCCTTGAGAATGACTCTCGGCTGCAATCTCTGTTAAAAAAGTGGAACTTGCGTACAGATCAGGTGGCGGATTATCACCAATATCCGATTGCCGATAATGATTCTCCTCAGCTGTCTGCCGATCGGCTGGAATATACGTTAGGGAATGCAATCGCGTTTCAAGCTTATCCCCTTTCCCGATTACAAGCGCTGTTCGAGGATCTGGTGGTGGCTGCAGACGAACACGGACAGCCGGAGCTGGTCTTTCAATCCTTTGAACGGGCCAGGGAATTTGTCCGGCTGGCTTTGATTAATTCGTGGATTTATGTGGCGGATGAGGATCGGTACGCCATGCAGAGACTGGCGAATTTAATCCATCAGGCATTGGCGCTCAAGGTTCTTGTCCCGCAGGATCTGATGAGCAGCGAAGCGCAGGTGATTGCCAAGCTGAAAAAGGATCCGCAGATGGCCAAAGCTTGGGAAGCTTATTGCCAATGTGCTCATGTGCGACGGCATGCGAATCCAGACAACCCATCCGAATGGCTGCAGATTCCCGCCAAGCTGCGCTGGATTGATCCGCTTGTTCAGGGACAAGGACGGCTCAGCCAGATGAATTCATTTTATCATGCTGAAATTGAACAATTTTTGCGGCAGGATCAAACCCTTTGGCTGTGTGCTGATTAA
- the feoB gene encoding ferrous iron transport protein B, with protein sequence MNFKVALAGNPNSGKTTLFNRLTGSKQHVGNWPGVTIEKKEGSFQIEEHEITLVDLPGIYSMSVYSMEEIVARDFIMEEHPDLILNIVDGTNIERNLYLSLQLKELGIPMVIAVNMLDELKGKGITLDLKQLSALLDTPVVAISAKNGSGMAELIHELVHNTHSSVLEYDSSTEAILKQISVIREACQHDHVHDKFYAMKMLENDEAIVRDLRMSQAQLSQLEALQKQFCDQRGQREIDMAVADMRYSLIEMMMKQCVKKRESETSVSDRIDMIVTHKYLGIPVFFLILFCMFIVTFGPIGEGLKGWVEMLINDVLAENLLAALASMAVAPWALDLVNTVIGGVGSVLSFMPQIMLLFLFLSVLEDSGYMSRAAFLMDGMLRKIGLNGKAFIPMLMGFGCTVPAVMASRVLEHEQDRKMTILLIPFMSCGAKLPVYALFAGIFFPAHSGIAIFSMYVLGILVAVGCGFLLRHTVFKDNESTFILELPPYRIPSFQVTMNHMWQKAKGFLIKAGTIIFSMTVLLWVLTNFSFTLQMVDDPTASILGMIGRFIAPLFIPLGFGHWQSAIALISGLIAKESVVSSMAVMYNVGNVSQLATVLTQVFTPASAIAFMTFVLLYAPCVAAISAIHSEAGSWKYTLKSIGFQISVAYCVSFVVYHVVSLLM encoded by the coding sequence ATGAACTTTAAAGTGGCGCTGGCGGGAAATCCAAACTCCGGAAAAACGACGCTGTTCAACCGGCTGACCGGATCGAAGCAGCATGTCGGCAACTGGCCGGGCGTAACGATTGAAAAAAAGGAAGGTTCCTTCCAGATCGAGGAACATGAGATCACGCTGGTGGATCTGCCGGGGATTTATTCGATGTCTGTTTACAGTATGGAGGAAATTGTCGCCCGGGATTTCATCATGGAAGAACATCCCGACTTGATTTTAAACATTGTCGACGGAACGAATATTGAGCGGAATTTGTATTTAAGCCTGCAGCTGAAAGAGCTGGGCATTCCGATGGTCATCGCAGTCAACATGCTGGATGAGCTGAAAGGCAAGGGCATCACCTTGGATCTGAAACAATTATCAGCACTTTTGGATACGCCGGTGGTTGCCATCAGTGCGAAAAATGGCAGCGGCATGGCGGAGCTGATTCATGAACTTGTCCACAATACGCACAGCTCCGTTTTGGAGTATGATTCATCAACCGAAGCCATTTTAAAACAGATCAGCGTGATCCGCGAAGCCTGTCAGCACGACCATGTGCATGATAAGTTCTATGCGATGAAAATGCTGGAAAACGATGAAGCGATTGTGCGGGATCTGCGGATGTCCCAGGCGCAGCTCAGTCAGCTTGAAGCGCTGCAAAAGCAGTTCTGCGATCAGCGCGGCCAGCGGGAAATTGATATGGCAGTCGCGGATATGCGCTATTCCCTGATCGAAATGATGATGAAGCAGTGTGTTAAAAAACGCGAAAGTGAAACATCGGTGTCGGATCGGATCGACATGATCGTGACGCATAAATACCTGGGTATTCCGGTCTTTTTCCTGATTTTGTTCTGCATGTTTATCGTGACCTTCGGGCCGATCGGCGAAGGGTTAAAGGGCTGGGTTGAAATGCTGATCAATGATGTGCTGGCTGAAAATCTTCTGGCAGCGCTGGCATCGATGGCCGTCGCGCCGTGGGCATTGGATTTGGTCAATACCGTCATCGGCGGGGTTGGCAGCGTCCTGTCATTCATGCCCCAGATCATGCTTCTGTTTTTATTTCTGTCGGTCTTGGAGGACAGCGGCTACATGTCGCGGGCAGCCTTTCTGATGGATGGCATGCTGCGGAAAATCGGATTGAACGGCAAGGCGTTTATCCCGATGCTTATGGGTTTTGGCTGTACCGTGCCGGCAGTCATGGCTTCACGGGTCTTGGAACATGAACAGGATCGCAAAATGACGATTCTTTTGATTCCGTTTATGTCCTGCGGCGCCAAGCTTCCGGTTTATGCGCTGTTTGCCGGAATCTTCTTCCCCGCGCATTCCGGCATCGCGATCTTCAGCATGTACGTACTGGGGATTCTGGTTGCGGTTGGCTGCGGATTCTTATTGCGGCATACGGTTTTTAAAGACAATGAATCCACTTTCATTCTGGAACTGCCGCCGTATCGGATTCCTTCGTTTCAGGTTACGATGAACCACATGTGGCAGAAGGCCAAGGGCTTTTTGATCAAAGCAGGAACGATCATCTTCTCCATGACAGTGCTGCTGTGGGTGCTGACCAATTTCAGCTTTACGCTGCAGATGGTGGATGATCCGACGGCGAGCATTCTGGGAATGATCGGCCGGTTCATTGCCCCGCTGTTTATTCCGCTGGGCTTTGGTCACTGGCAGTCGGCGATCGCTTTGATCTCCGGTCTGATCGCGAAGGAAAGCGTAGTGTCCTCGATGGCAGTCATGTATAACGTCGGTAATGTTTCGCAGCTGGCAACTGTGCTGACCCAGGTCTTTACCCCGGCTTCTGCAATTGCCTTCATGACGTTTGTTCTGCTTTATGCTCCATGTGTTGCCGCGATTTCGGCGATTCACTCCGAAGCGGGAAGCTGGAAATATACGCTGAAGTCGATTGGATTTCAGATCAGCGTTGCCTACTGTGTGTCGTTTGTCGTCTATCATGTCGTTTCCTTGCTGATGTAG
- a CDS encoding FeoA family protein — MTLFDCQVGEKAEVLGVSGERAIRKRLIDMGITTGTVLFIRKVAPMGDPIEIRCRGYELSLRKDEAKTIEVRRVDR, encoded by the coding sequence ATGACCTTATTTGATTGTCAGGTTGGTGAAAAGGCGGAGGTTCTCGGCGTCAGTGGGGAACGCGCAATCCGCAAACGTCTGATTGATATGGGAATTACTACAGGCACAGTCCTGTTTATTCGAAAAGTAGCGCCGATGGGCGATCCAATTGAAATTCGCTGCCGCGGCTATGAGTTATCGCTGCGCAAAGATGAAGCGAAAACAATTGAAGTCAGGAGGGTTGACCGATGA
- a CDS encoding metal-dependent transcriptional regulator produces MERMNESSENYLESILILEQRNPSVRMSDIAAMLHVSKPSVNKAMGVLKDAGYIHQEVYGTIHLTESGRHYAQKVYSRHVLFKRFLMEVLEIDEQTAEEDACHMEHCVSDATMDKLRIFLTEALERSDQKQK; encoded by the coding sequence ATGGAAAGAATGAATGAATCATCAGAAAATTATCTGGAAAGCATATTGATTCTGGAACAGCGCAACCCGAGCGTCAGAATGAGCGATATCGCCGCCATGCTTCATGTCAGCAAGCCCAGCGTCAATAAGGCCATGGGTGTCTTGAAGGATGCCGGATACATTCATCAGGAAGTTTACGGTACGATCCACTTAACCGAATCCGGCCGGCATTATGCCCAGAAAGTCTACAGCCGCCATGTTTTGTTTAAACGATTTCTGATGGAAGTGCTTGAGATCGACGAACAGACAGCGGAGGAAGATGCCTGCCATATGGAACACTGTGTCAGTGATGCCACGATGGACAAACTGCGGATCTTTCTAACCGAGGCTCTGGAACGCAGTGATCAGAAACAAAAGTAA
- a CDS encoding FAD-dependent oxidoreductase: MRKLNVFPAAFLLISSLLAGCSASPASAQPQSASPSTQEYHEEVVIVGAGGAGLISGITALEAGQDVLIIEKMSFAGGATLLSEGYIAGGGSTFQKEKGIDDDPETIYQDLMKGGKEKNQEDLARLYAENMGAAFNWLTDDLHVPFTEASPLSYPEHTHDRVMVVDGGGSQYVQILKTKYEELGGRILYDTKAQELLTDAGKVIGIRAEDKAGEEILLYADAVLLATGGFGASPDLRPEGLEDVVFYGAVSSTGDGIKMAEKIGAQTLFMDTMKIYPQGLLNPQEKELTDEGALVRNGISCAIGSKQTTNTTGSIYVNLEGSRFINENTDFVSIKEAQLLQPEKKMFLVMDQAGYDAWYAYTSTVLSTELAEDWFQREGQPIFIRAESLSSAAEQAGIDPVKLTETVQHFNEMAKKGNDSDFGRELTGGIEGDTYYIIELKLRTATTLGGVKTNDAMQVLDTQNEVIPGLYAAGEIVGGANGVESMPSCMNAWSLVSARKAASTILENLNH, from the coding sequence ATGAGAAAACTCAATGTTTTTCCTGCGGCCTTTTTACTCATCAGCAGCCTCTTGGCTGGTTGTTCTGCAAGCCCAGCCTCCGCTCAGCCACAGTCTGCATCGCCTTCTACCCAAGAATATCATGAAGAAGTCGTCATTGTCGGTGCCGGCGGAGCCGGACTCATTTCCGGAATTACAGCTCTGGAAGCTGGACAGGATGTTTTGATTATCGAAAAAATGAGTTTTGCCGGCGGAGCAACTTTATTAAGCGAAGGATATATTGCAGGAGGAGGAAGTACCTTTCAAAAAGAAAAAGGAATTGATGATGATCCGGAAACGATCTATCAGGACTTGATGAAAGGCGGAAAAGAAAAGAATCAGGAGGATCTGGCCCGGCTCTACGCTGAAAACATGGGCGCTGCTTTTAACTGGCTGACAGACGATCTGCACGTACCCTTTACCGAAGCTTCGCCTTTAAGCTATCCTGAACATACTCACGACCGAGTGATGGTTGTCGATGGAGGCGGAAGTCAATATGTTCAAATTTTAAAGACGAAATATGAGGAATTAGGCGGTCGGATTCTCTATGATACAAAAGCTCAGGAACTCTTGACAGACGCTGGAAAAGTCATCGGAATCCGAGCGGAAGACAAAGCCGGAGAAGAAATCCTTCTGTATGCTGATGCAGTTTTATTAGCGACAGGCGGATTCGGCGCCAGCCCAGATCTTCGTCCTGAAGGTCTGGAAGATGTCGTTTTCTACGGTGCGGTGTCCTCGACCGGAGATGGTATTAAAATGGCGGAAAAGATTGGCGCGCAAACACTTTTCATGGATACGATGAAAATTTATCCACAAGGCTTGTTAAACCCTCAGGAAAAAGAGCTGACAGACGAAGGGGCGTTGGTCAGAAACGGCATTTCCTGTGCTATCGGCTCCAAACAGACAACCAATACAACTGGTTCGATTTATGTTAATTTGGAAGGAAGCCGCTTCATCAATGAGAATACCGATTTTGTATCGATTAAGGAAGCTCAGCTGCTGCAGCCTGAGAAGAAAATGTTTCTCGTTATGGATCAGGCTGGATATGATGCCTGGTATGCTTATACTTCAACCGTGTTATCTACAGAACTGGCTGAAGACTGGTTTCAGCGCGAAGGACAGCCGATTTTTATCCGTGCGGAGTCATTGAGCAGTGCTGCTGAACAGGCAGGTATTGATCCTGTAAAGCTGACTGAGACAGTACAGCATTTCAATGAAATGGCAAAAAAAGGAAATGATTCAGACTTCGGCCGCGAACTGACCGGCGGAATTGAAGGCGATACCTACTATATTATCGAATTGAAGCTGCGGACAGCGACAACGCTGGGCGGTGTTAAAACTAATGATGCAATGCAGGTGCTTGATACACAGAACGAAGTCATTCCAGGATTGTATGCAGCAGGCGAGATTGTCGGTGGCGCTAACGGTGTTGAATCCATGCCTTCCTGCATGAATGCCTGGTCCTTGGTTTCAGCTCGAAAAGCAGCTTCAACCATCTTAGAAAACTTGAATCATTAG